One genomic segment of Ricinus communis isolate WT05 ecotype wild-type chromosome 5, ASM1957865v1, whole genome shotgun sequence includes these proteins:
- the LOC8275533 gene encoding protein JINGUBANG, producing MRDKEKDSSMVVAERKGSLNRPKFGALLHAEPAIFPKQEDENSSPGSLASPRYSNSSTATSGEGEGSPYLMSPSWSQPSPYTKSPWLIPSPIVNHNLSNHGLVGSIVREEGHVYSLAASGELLYTGSDSKNIRVWRNMKEFSGFKSNSGLVKAIVILGDRIFTGHRDGKIRIWKISAKNPSVHKRIGGLPTFRDYITKSVNPKNYVEVRRHRNVLRIKHFDAVSCLSLNQEQGLLYSGSWDKTLKIWRISDYKCLESINAHEDAINSVAVGFDSLVFTGSADGTVKIWKRELQGRGTKHFLVQTLLKQENAVTALAVNLESAVVYCGSSDGLVNFWERKKHLSHGGVLRGHKMAVLCLATAGNLVLSGSADKSICVWRREPGGIHICLSVLTGHGGPVKCLAVGEDHESDHDPRGSDRGDHRWIVYSGSLDKSVKVWRVSENAQHEPEWKEYNNYQSPRLSYSPPTANKVGNYH from the coding sequence ATgagagacaaagaaaaagatagcAGCATGGTTGTTGCAGAGCGCAAAGGTAGTCTTAATCGACCAAAGTTTGGTGCTCTTTTGCACGCTGAACCTGCAATCTTTCCTAAGCAAGAAGATGAAAATAGCAGTCCAGGGTCTCTTGCAAGCCCTAGATATTCAAATAGTAGCACAGCAACAAGCGGCGAAGGCGAGGGCTCTCCTTATCTCATGTCTCCTAGCTGGAGCCAACCCTCTCCTTATACTAAATCTCCATGGCTAATACCATCTCCTATTGTCAATCATAATCTCAGTAATCACGGTCTTGTTGGTTCCATTGTTCGGGAAGAAGGCCATGTCTATTCTCTTGCTGCCTCTGGTGAATTGTTGTACACTGGTTCAGACAGCAAGAACATACGCGTATGGAGGAATATGAAGGAGTTTTCAGGTTTCAAATCTAATAGTGGCTTAGTTAAAGCCATTGTTATTCTCGGTGACAGGATTTTCACTGGTCATCGAGATGGCAAGATTAGAATTTGGAAGATTTCAGCTAAAAACCCTAGTGTTCATAAGAGAATTGGAGGGTTACCCACTTTTAGAGACTACATCACCAAATCTGTTAACCCAAAGAACTACGTTGAAGTTCGTCGACACCGAAACGTTCTACGCATTAAGCATTTCGATGCAGTGTCATGTTTGAGCCTGAACCAGGAACAGGGTTTATTATACTCGGGATCCTGGGACAAAACCCTCAAAATCTGGAGAATCTCGGACTACAAGTGCCTCGAATCCATCAACGCCCACGAGGACGCGATTAATTCGGTCGCGGTTGGATTCGATTCTTTGGTGTTTACAGGTTCAGCCGATGGAACAGTGAAAATTTGGAAGAGGGAGCTTCAAGGAAGAGGGACAAAGCATTTCTTGGTTCAAACACTGTTAAAACAAGAAAACGCGGTAACAGCACTAGCAGTAAATCTTGAATCCGCAGTGGTTTATTGTGGGTCATCGGATGGATTGGTAAATTTTTGGGAACGCAAAAAACACTTATCGCACGGTGGCGTGCTTCGGGGCCACAAGATGGCCGTCTTGTGTCTGGCTACTGCCGGTAATTTGGTACTCAGTGGGTCCGCTGATAAAAGCATATGTGTATGGCGGAGAGAGCCTGGTGGGATTCATATTTGTTTATCGGTTTTAACAGGTCATGGTGGGCCAGTGAAATGCTTAGCCGTTGGAGAAGACCATGAGTCTGATCATGACCCTCGAGGGTCTGATAGAGGAGATCATCGGTGGATAGTATATAGTGGGAGCTTAGACAAGTCTGTTAAGGTTTGGCGCGTGAGTGAGAACGCACAGCACGAGCCAGAGTGGAAAgagtataataattatcaatcacCTAGGCTAAGTTATTCTCCGCCGACCGCAAACAAAGTGGGGAATTATCATTAA